A genomic region of Prosthecobacter algae contains the following coding sequences:
- a CDS encoding DUF456 domain-containing protein, whose product MIDWLTSSWDALAQFFTSIPFEVMGVWMLTGCLLFVGVIGSVVPLLPGPFLIFIAGILHTFLRPESAMSWQGIVLLSILLVLAYVVDMAAGAMGARWFGASRWGIAGVFVGGIVGLFFAPLGFIVGPLAGGLLFELVFAKKRMAPAVKSTWGTLLGTGVGLIARLGISIAMVATVLIDALWW is encoded by the coding sequence ATGATTGATTGGCTCACCTCCTCCTGGGATGCCTTGGCCCAGTTTTTCACCAGCATCCCGTTTGAGGTCATGGGCGTGTGGATGCTCACCGGCTGCCTGCTTTTTGTCGGCGTCATCGGCTCCGTCGTACCGCTGCTGCCGGGCCCGTTTTTGATCTTCATCGCCGGCATCCTGCACACCTTTCTGCGGCCGGAATCCGCCATGAGCTGGCAGGGCATCGTGTTGCTGTCCATCCTCCTGGTGCTGGCCTACGTGGTGGATATGGCGGCAGGGGCCATGGGCGCACGCTGGTTTGGTGCCAGTCGCTGGGGTATCGCCGGAGTTTTTGTCGGCGGCATCGTGGGGCTGTTCTTCGCCCCGCTGGGTTTCATCGTCGGCCCTCTGGCGGGCGGGCTGTTGTTTGAGCTGGTCTTTGCCAAAAAGCGCATGGCCCCGGCGGTGAAGTCCACCTGGGGCACGCTGCTGGGCACCGGCGTCGGGCTCATCGCCCGGCTGGGCATCAGCATCGCCATGGTCGCGACGGTGCTGATCGATGCCCTCTGGTGGTAA
- a CDS encoding nitroreductase — MSLPSLTDTTTLIRHRRSIKPVDMDAARPVDAALLTELIENATWAPNHGLTEPWHFHVFSGAARQGLADSLRSLYQQTTPAAEFREDKLKKMGDNPLLAPVIIACVMQRNGGAKIPVQEELEAISCALQNLMLSATAAGLGSFWSSPPLLDTAEFQTWLGIRPEDRCVGLMYLGWPKAGLNWPRSMRQPVETKISWHHD, encoded by the coding sequence ATGAGTTTGCCCTCCCTGACTGACACCACCACTTTGATCCGCCATCGTCGTTCCATCAAGCCGGTGGACATGGATGCGGCGCGGCCCGTGGATGCGGCGCTTTTGACGGAGCTGATCGAGAACGCCACCTGGGCCCCCAATCATGGCCTGACGGAACCCTGGCACTTCCACGTCTTCAGCGGGGCCGCCCGGCAGGGGCTGGCGGACAGCCTGCGCAGCCTCTACCAGCAGACCACGCCCGCCGCCGAGTTCCGCGAGGACAAGCTGAAAAAAATGGGGGATAACCCTTTGCTGGCCCCCGTCATCATCGCCTGCGTGATGCAGCGCAATGGCGGGGCAAAGATCCCCGTGCAGGAGGAACTGGAGGCCATCTCCTGCGCCCTGCAAAACCTCATGCTCAGCGCCACCGCCGCCGGGCTGGGCTCCTTCTGGTCCTCCCCGCCGCTGCTAGACACGGCAGAGTTTCAAACTTGGTTAGGCATCCGACCAGAAGACCGCTGTGTGGGCCTGATGTACCTCGGTTGGCCGAAGGCCGGGCTGAACTGGCCACGCAGTATGCGGCAACCCGTTGAAACCAAAATCTCCTGGCATCATGATTGA
- a CDS encoding metallophosphoesterase family protein, translating into MPITLPALSRRQWIKGSLAAALAPTWAAAADKNTATESWVLFSDTHIATDPKAEARGVIMGDNLTRCANQVLKLGSKPYGVFVNGDCAYLSGQASDYDTFVSLIQPLREAGLAVHCTLGNHDDRKNFTAAMTSVQDPRPVEGKHVSVFSSATMNWVLLDTLDEVNKTPGVLGDLQRGWLDRTLASLPAKPTVVMAHHNPQQPLTGEGQKHTGMMDSDAMFQVLGKHKKVKAFVYGHTHNWSQSRHEATGIHLINLPPVAYTFGADRPNGWVIAYATPEKLVFELRALNPAHDQHKQQVEILWGA; encoded by the coding sequence ATGCCTATCACTCTGCCCGCCCTCAGCCGTCGCCAATGGATCAAAGGTAGCCTCGCTGCTGCCCTGGCCCCGACCTGGGCGGCTGCGGCTGACAAAAACACTGCCACCGAGTCCTGGGTGCTGTTTTCAGACACCCACATCGCCACCGATCCCAAGGCCGAGGCCCGGGGTGTCATCATGGGGGATAACCTCACCCGCTGTGCCAACCAGGTGCTGAAGCTAGGCAGCAAACCTTACGGCGTCTTCGTCAATGGCGACTGCGCCTACCTCAGTGGCCAGGCCTCCGACTACGATACCTTCGTCAGCCTCATCCAGCCCCTGCGCGAGGCCGGGCTGGCCGTGCACTGCACCCTGGGCAATCACGACGACCGCAAAAACTTCACCGCCGCCATGACCAGCGTGCAGGACCCACGGCCCGTGGAGGGAAAACACGTCAGCGTTTTCTCCAGCGCCACCATGAACTGGGTGCTGCTGGATACGCTGGATGAGGTGAACAAAACCCCCGGCGTGCTGGGGGATCTGCAGCGCGGCTGGCTGGACCGCACACTCGCCAGCCTGCCCGCCAAACCCACCGTCGTCATGGCCCATCACAATCCCCAGCAGCCGCTCACGGGAGAAGGCCAGAAGCACACCGGCATGATGGACAGCGACGCCATGTTCCAGGTGCTGGGCAAGCACAAAAAAGTGAAGGCCTTCGTCTATGGCCACACGCACAACTGGTCCCAGTCCCGCCACGAAGCCACCGGCATCCACCTCATCAACCTGCCGCCTGTGGCCTACACCTTTGGTGCTGACCGCCCCAACGGCTGGGTGATCGCCTACGCCACACCAGAGAAACTCGTCTTCGAGCTCCGCGCCCTCAATCCCGCCCACGACCAGCACAAGCAGCAGGTGGAGATTCTTTGGGGAGCGTAA
- a CDS encoding formate--tetrahydrofolate ligase, with protein sequence MAPEISEVARSLGISDDHLSLFGRDKAKVSLKALENPKHQGKLILVSAITPTPAGEGKTTMSIGLAQGLKKIGQSVALALRQPSMGPVFGRKGGATGGGKSTVQPAESINLHFTGDFHAITSAHNLLSSVIDNQLFNQQTRLRPEGVLWKRVMDVNDRALRSIHTGVGKATERSSGFDITAASEVMAILCLSESLADLRERLDRIVIGFTPEGEPVFAKECHITGALLALLRDALQPNLVQSVEGVPAFLHGGPFANIAHGCNSVLATRMALAHADYAVTEAGFAFDLGGEKFMHIKCRQSGLRPEAIVIVATVRALKMHGGVELDSLTQPDPTALSRGLENLAAHLDSAAQFGRPVIVAINKFTNDSAEEIALVHEFCQARGVPCATADVFGQGGDGAIELAQKVLAALPAESTPMPFLYDAHAPVEEKLHAIATRVYGAAGVTLTDAAKEKLALFTRNHFGHLPLCMAKTQNSLSDDAKKLGRPRGFTITVRDFEIAHGAGFLVALTGTMMRMPALPKVPAAERIQVTEDGVIRGI encoded by the coding sequence ATGGCCCCTGAAATCTCTGAAGTCGCCCGTTCTCTTGGCATCTCCGACGACCACCTTTCCCTCTTCGGACGGGACAAGGCCAAAGTCTCCCTGAAGGCGCTGGAGAATCCGAAACATCAGGGCAAGCTCATCCTCGTTTCCGCCATCACGCCCACCCCGGCAGGCGAAGGCAAGACGACGATGTCCATCGGCCTGGCCCAGGGGCTGAAAAAGATTGGCCAGAGTGTCGCCCTGGCGCTGCGGCAGCCCTCCATGGGCCCGGTGTTTGGCCGGAAGGGCGGTGCCACGGGCGGCGGCAAAAGCACGGTGCAGCCCGCCGAGTCCATCAACCTGCATTTCACGGGTGATTTTCATGCCATCACCAGCGCGCACAACCTGCTGTCCTCGGTGATCGATAACCAACTGTTCAACCAGCAGACCCGCCTGCGCCCTGAGGGCGTGCTGTGGAAACGGGTGATGGATGTGAATGACCGCGCCCTGCGCAGCATCCACACGGGCGTGGGCAAGGCGACGGAGCGCAGCAGCGGCTTTGACATCACAGCGGCCTCGGAAGTCATGGCCATCCTGTGCCTGTCTGAATCCCTGGCGGATCTGCGCGAGCGGCTGGACCGCATCGTCATTGGCTTCACGCCAGAGGGCGAGCCGGTCTTTGCCAAAGAGTGCCACATCACCGGCGCTCTCCTGGCGCTGCTGCGGGATGCGCTGCAGCCGAATCTGGTGCAGTCGGTGGAAGGCGTGCCCGCTTTTCTCCACGGGGGGCCGTTTGCCAACATCGCCCACGGTTGCAATTCTGTGCTGGCCACGCGCATGGCCCTGGCCCATGCCGACTATGCGGTGACGGAGGCCGGTTTCGCCTTTGATCTGGGCGGCGAAAAGTTCATGCACATCAAATGCCGCCAATCTGGTTTGCGTCCCGAGGCCATCGTCATCGTGGCCACCGTGCGCGCGCTGAAGATGCATGGCGGTGTGGAGTTGGACAGCCTCACCCAGCCAGATCCCACCGCGCTTTCTCGCGGTCTAGAAAACCTGGCCGCGCACCTGGACAGCGCGGCGCAGTTTGGCCGCCCGGTCATTGTCGCCATCAACAAATTCACCAACGACAGCGCGGAGGAGATCGCCCTCGTGCATGAGTTCTGCCAGGCGCGCGGCGTGCCCTGTGCCACGGCAGATGTCTTTGGCCAAGGCGGCGACGGAGCCATCGAGCTAGCGCAAAAGGTCCTCGCAGCCCTGCCAGCGGAGTCCACGCCGATGCCCTTCCTCTACGATGCCCACGCACCCGTGGAGGAAAAGCTGCACGCCATCGCCACCCGCGTTTATGGCGCCGCCGGCGTGACGCTGACGGATGCGGCGAAGGAAAAATTGGCGCTGTTTACCCGCAACCACTTCGGCCACCTGCCGCTGTGCATGGCCAAAACGCAAAACTCGCTCTCCGACGATGCGAAGAAACTGGGCCGCCCGCGCGGCTTTACCATCACCGTGCGCGACTTCGAAATCGCCCACGGGGCCGGTTTCCTCGTCGCCCTCACCGGCACCATGATGCGCATGCCCGCCCTGCCTAAAGTGCCAGCGGCGGAGCGCATCCAAGTCACCGAAGACGGGGTGATCCGAGGGATTTAG
- a CDS encoding sugar phosphate nucleotidyltransferase, which produces MQKAFVLGAGLGERLRPLTAQLPKPLIPVFHQPLITYAFDHLRAAGVRSFVVNTHHIPEAYAEAFPEGQHAGAPIAFRNESPVRLETAGGIANVRDLLNEGPFIVYNGDILTDLPLQPLLKEHQDKGNLVTLVLRSQGPALHLSYDEKTGLVTDIRNKLGTGSEGEYLFTGIYACQPEIHEWLTPGKVESVIPIFLRMIQEGARLGAVVIDDGQWWDLGSRAAYLEAHQALHQLGTAPAPAIHPTAQVSPEATLRGLNVIGPGAVVEAGAVLEDCILWPEAVVAGGANLKQCIVRSGIRAEGTHAGTDL; this is translated from the coding sequence GTGCAAAAAGCTTTCGTACTCGGTGCAGGTCTGGGTGAGCGGTTGCGTCCTCTCACGGCGCAATTGCCCAAGCCGCTCATTCCGGTCTTCCATCAGCCGCTCATCACCTATGCCTTCGATCACCTGCGGGCCGCCGGCGTGCGGAGCTTTGTGGTGAACACGCACCACATCCCCGAAGCCTATGCGGAAGCTTTCCCTGAGGGTCAACATGCGGGGGCGCCCATCGCCTTTCGCAACGAGAGCCCGGTGCGTCTGGAAACAGCCGGGGGCATCGCCAATGTGCGCGACTTGCTGAATGAGGGGCCCTTCATCGTTTACAATGGCGACATCCTCACGGACCTGCCTTTGCAACCGCTGCTGAAGGAGCATCAGGACAAGGGCAATCTGGTGACGCTGGTGCTTCGTAGCCAGGGCCCGGCGCTTCACCTTTCGTATGATGAAAAAACGGGGCTGGTGACGGACATCCGCAACAAGTTAGGCACGGGCAGTGAAGGTGAATACCTTTTCACCGGCATCTATGCCTGCCAGCCGGAGATTCATGAGTGGCTGACGCCCGGCAAGGTGGAATCCGTGATCCCCATCTTCCTGCGCATGATCCAGGAAGGCGCACGACTCGGCGCGGTGGTCATTGATGACGGCCAGTGGTGGGATCTCGGCAGCCGTGCGGCGTATCTGGAGGCGCACCAGGCCCTGCATCAGCTCGGCACCGCCCCCGCACCGGCCATCCACCCCACCGCGCAGGTTTCACCCGAGGCGACTCTTCGTGGGCTGAATGTCATCGGGCCAGGGGCCGTGGTGGAAGCGGGCGCTGTGCTGGAGGACTGCATCCTCTGGCCGGAGGCCGTGGTGGCGGGCGGGGCAAACCTGAAGCAGTGCATCGTTCGCAGCGGCATCCGGGCCGAGGGGACGCACGCGGGCACGGATCTCTGA
- a CDS encoding c-type cytochrome translates to MTLSFLLANTPIPRDLPLPLPLPEGLLKTLLVLFFLVHILFVNLMVGGSILVVVAEWLGRKRQRWDTLAHAIAKTVTVNKSLAVVMGIGPLLCINLVYTMQWYSANALTGHAWLMIVPLVTVAFLLTYLHKYTWDRWAQGPKKTLHHAIGIAAMLLFLFIPLIFLANINLMLFPSEWEKVRGFFSSLRIGNVLPRYLHFMAASIAMTGLFLAGWFGRKSSDLSHLPGFARPELRRIFYRVTALVTMAQFGFGPLLLFTLPAAGITPQLYAIIFSGAAVGLLTLMVLTLELRASDEQIGRHYGWICALFTVVVLGMGSGRHVYREAALRPHQAAIQERTQSYAAALAEFQKAQAGKPAPAEPDAHQLFMNCAACHAPNTKLVGPPLTEIAQIYAGNPEGIVTWAMAPGKKRPEMPQMPPFAHLGEASLRKIAELMLEKGKVP, encoded by the coding sequence ATGACTCTCTCCTTTTTGTTAGCCAATACCCCCATCCCTCGCGATCTCCCGCTGCCACTGCCCCTGCCCGAGGGTTTGCTCAAGACCCTGCTCGTCCTTTTCTTCCTGGTCCACATCCTGTTTGTGAACCTCATGGTGGGCGGCTCCATCCTCGTGGTGGTGGCGGAATGGCTGGGCCGCAAGCGCCAACGCTGGGACACCCTGGCGCACGCGATCGCCAAGACAGTGACCGTGAATAAAAGCCTCGCCGTGGTGATGGGCATCGGGCCGCTGCTGTGCATCAATCTGGTCTATACGATGCAATGGTATTCCGCCAATGCCCTCACGGGCCATGCCTGGCTGATGATCGTCCCGCTGGTGACGGTGGCCTTTCTGCTGACCTACCTGCACAAGTACACCTGGGATCGCTGGGCGCAGGGCCCGAAGAAAACGCTGCACCACGCCATCGGCATCGCCGCCATGCTGCTGTTCCTGTTCATCCCGCTGATCTTCCTGGCCAATATCAACCTCATGCTCTTCCCGAGCGAATGGGAAAAGGTGCGCGGCTTCTTCTCCAGTCTGCGCATCGGCAATGTGCTGCCGCGTTACCTGCATTTCATGGCCGCCAGCATCGCCATGACGGGGCTGTTTCTCGCGGGTTGGTTTGGCCGCAAGTCCTCGGACCTCAGCCACCTGCCCGGCTTCGCCCGTCCCGAGCTCCGGCGCATTTTTTACCGCGTGACGGCGCTCGTCACAATGGCGCAGTTCGGCTTCGGCCCCCTGCTGCTTTTCACGCTGCCTGCCGCCGGTATCACCCCGCAGCTTTATGCCATCATCTTTTCCGGTGCCGCCGTGGGACTGCTGACGCTGATGGTGCTCACCCTCGAACTGCGAGCCAGCGACGAACAAATCGGCCGTCATTACGGGTGGATCTGCGCGCTCTTCACCGTCGTCGTCCTCGGTATGGGCAGTGGTCGCCACGTGTACCGTGAGGCCGCGCTGCGCCCGCATCAGGCGGCGATTCAAGAACGCACTCAAAGTTATGCCGCCGCCCTGGCGGAATTTCAAAAAGCCCAGGCTGGCAAACCTGCCCCCGCAGAACCGGATGCCCATCAGCTCTTCATGAACTGCGCCGCCTGCCATGCGCCTAACACCAAACTCGTGGGTCCGCCGCTGACGGAGATCGCCCAAATCTACGCGGGCAATCCTGAAGGCATTGTCACCTGGGCCATGGCCCCTGGAAAGAAGCGCCCCGAGATGCCACAGATGCCCCCCTTTGCCCACCTGGGCGAGGCCAGTCTGCGCAAGATCGCCGAGCTGATGCTGGAGAAAGGCAAGGTGCCGTGA
- a CDS encoding cytochrome c yields the protein MDFPSYYLDHVAGGRLIIGLIASLHVLINHPLAVGAYPILTFMEWWAHKHGRKDVDELAYKITFIVFIVTTTVGAMTGVGIWLSTSLFAPFAIGSLLRVFFWGWFMEWLVFISEVVLIMWWFLSWKKADTPEKKKKHIRIGLALSIMSWLTMALIVAVLGFMMKPGEWSQTRAFWDAMTNPLYLPQLGFRTFFALMTGAVFVWFSSFFFTKDTSRLEPKGQRLRKWLVYRLSHVVLVSLVMTLLFGNWYWHNVPEVMKANSAVALLSQQFMGWHSQFASLLGWTLGAFLVIAIAGLSFSSLVPRWALLIPSFMGIWLLGHFERAREFMRKPWVIGDYLYSNAVHKDELAFLQSEGLLKHATYVKHREVTEANRVECGQDIFMLACSRCHSTTGLNGVIEKFGLMYGDDKAWDSSGMLTFIQGMHQTRTFMPPFPGNEKEAQALVAYIQHLRTTREPLQGAQTIGIEAAPLPATAENHVTQQ from the coding sequence ATGGACTTTCCTTCCTATTATCTGGACCACGTGGCGGGTGGGCGGCTGATCATCGGCCTCATCGCCAGTCTGCATGTACTGATCAATCACCCTCTGGCCGTGGGGGCTTACCCCATCCTCACCTTCATGGAGTGGTGGGCGCACAAGCATGGGCGCAAGGACGTGGATGAGCTAGCTTACAAGATCACCTTCATCGTCTTCATCGTCACCACCACCGTGGGGGCCATGACGGGCGTGGGCATCTGGCTTTCCACCTCTCTGTTCGCGCCCTTTGCCATCGGCAGCCTGCTGCGCGTCTTCTTTTGGGGCTGGTTCATGGAGTGGCTGGTCTTCATCTCCGAAGTGGTGTTGATCATGTGGTGGTTCCTCAGTTGGAAAAAGGCGGACACACCGGAAAAGAAGAAAAAGCACATCCGCATCGGCCTGGCGCTGAGCATCATGTCCTGGCTCACGATGGCCCTCATCGTGGCAGTGTTGGGCTTCATGATGAAGCCGGGCGAGTGGAGCCAGACGCGCGCCTTTTGGGATGCGATGACCAATCCCCTCTATCTGCCGCAGCTCGGCTTTCGCACCTTCTTTGCGCTGATGACCGGGGCCGTGTTTGTGTGGTTCTCCTCGTTCTTTTTTACCAAGGATACCAGCCGCCTGGAACCGAAGGGGCAGCGCCTGAGGAAATGGCTGGTCTATCGCCTCTCCCACGTGGTGCTGGTGAGCCTGGTCATGACCCTGCTGTTCGGGAACTGGTATTGGCACAATGTGCCGGAGGTGATGAAGGCGAACAGTGCCGTGGCCCTGCTGTCGCAGCAGTTCATGGGCTGGCATTCGCAGTTCGCCAGTTTGTTAGGCTGGACGTTGGGTGCCTTCCTGGTCATCGCCATTGCAGGCCTGTCGTTTTCTTCCCTCGTGCCGCGCTGGGCCCTGCTCATCCCCAGCTTCATGGGCATCTGGCTGCTCGGGCACTTTGAACGGGCCCGCGAGTTCATGCGCAAGCCCTGGGTCATCGGCGACTACCTTTACTCCAATGCCGTGCACAAGGATGAGTTGGCCTTTCTGCAAAGCGAGGGCCTGCTGAAGCATGCCACCTATGTGAAGCATCGCGAGGTGACGGAGGCGAACAGGGTCGAGTGCGGGCAGGACATCTTCATGCTGGCCTGCTCCCGCTGCCACAGCACCACGGGCCTGAACGGCGTCATCGAAAAATTCGGCCTCATGTATGGCGATGACAAGGCCTGGGACAGCAGCGGCATGCTCACCTTCATCCAGGGCATGCATCAGACGCGCACCTTCATGCCCCCCTTCCCTGGCAATGAAAAGGAGGCCCAGGCACTGGTCGCCTACATCCAGCATCTGCGGACCACCCGCGAGCCTCTTCAGGGGGCCCAGACCATCGGCATTGAGGCAGCGCCCTTGCCCGCCACCGCAGAAAATCACGTGACTCAACAATGA
- a CDS encoding response regulator transcription factor — translation MMTVLLIEDDESFRTTLAMALRRRGCEIFQAANGSTALETIRSGASPSGIVLDMRLGQENGMSLIAEMRRQVPHARLIVLTGYGSIPNAIEAVRLGADDYLLKPASADQVLAALQGHTTTSARPAASDLPSLARLEWEHIQRVLSDCHGNISHAAEALGIDRRTLQRKLSKQPPEM, via the coding sequence ATGATGACCGTCCTCCTGATTGAAGATGACGAAAGCTTCCGCACCACCCTCGCGATGGCCCTGCGCCGCCGTGGCTGCGAGATTTTCCAGGCCGCGAATGGATCCACCGCGCTGGAAACGATCCGCTCTGGTGCCTCCCCCTCCGGCATTGTTCTAGACATGCGGTTAGGCCAGGAAAATGGCATGAGCCTCATCGCCGAGATGCGCCGTCAGGTGCCCCATGCGCGCCTCATCGTCCTCACCGGTTACGGCAGCATCCCCAATGCCATCGAAGCCGTGCGCCTGGGGGCCGATGACTACCTACTCAAGCCTGCCAGCGCCGATCAGGTTCTCGCCGCCCTACAAGGTCACACCACCACATCCGCCCGCCCTGCTGCCAGTGATCTGCCCAGCCTCGCCCGCCTGGAGTGGGAGCACATCCAGCGTGTCCTTAGCGACTGCCACGGCAATATCTCCCACGCTGCCGAAGCCCTCGGCATCGACCGCCGCACCCTCCAGCGCAAGCTGAGCAAACAGCCGCCGGAGATGTGA
- a CDS encoding ATP-binding protein, with the protein MRPSPHHAAPGLPSWQRWTGLSEIWVGADLSSRLLLLLRWLAVLGQGLTLAMAEKFGVEIPWGPCGIALGITLISNVILAWWHRQMPGQHLGGGFFHVLLGDAATLTFLLYWTGGLTNPFAIFYLVQLTLAAVALRSSAAISLGLLMGSAAAVLLIHHQPLRLQQGGPLSPSMQVYGQFTALFLAGAFVLVMLVAIRRRSHRLQMERQKLRQELESRERFLSVAALATGFAHELATPIGTLALAAAEMQTHPDAETAALMVKEAARCQEVLQRLRTLGQEALGQSSTPCEIGHVIQTTLADLPPTQRQRITLSLPKDSRHTQVACAGLREALLVLLRNALLSSSHDLPVELSVRLQDGYIFFIVEDRGPGFTTEMLAHWGEPFRSTRAAGEGMGLGLFFVRRLAASMQGSAVVENRPEGGACVSFSLPRLSPAQPAP; encoded by the coding sequence ATGCGCCCCAGCCCCCACCACGCAGCACCCGGACTGCCCTCTTGGCAGCGATGGACGGGGCTGAGCGAGATTTGGGTGGGGGCAGATCTCTCCTCGCGGCTGCTTCTCCTCCTGCGCTGGCTGGCCGTTTTGGGCCAGGGGCTCACCCTCGCCATGGCGGAAAAATTTGGCGTGGAGATTCCCTGGGGGCCGTGTGGCATCGCCCTTGGGATCACCCTGATTAGCAATGTCATCCTGGCCTGGTGGCATCGGCAAATGCCGGGGCAGCACCTGGGCGGTGGCTTTTTTCACGTGCTCCTGGGGGACGCCGCCACCCTCACCTTCCTCCTCTACTGGACAGGCGGCCTAACCAATCCTTTCGCCATTTTTTACCTCGTTCAGCTCACCCTCGCCGCCGTAGCTTTGCGCAGCTCCGCCGCCATCAGCCTGGGGCTGCTCATGGGCAGCGCCGCCGCCGTTTTGTTGATCCATCATCAGCCGCTGCGTTTGCAGCAGGGAGGTCCGCTTTCCCCCTCCATGCAGGTTTATGGGCAGTTCACTGCGCTCTTCCTGGCTGGTGCATTCGTCTTGGTCATGCTGGTGGCCATTCGCAGGCGTTCGCATCGGCTGCAAATGGAGCGTCAAAAACTGCGCCAGGAGCTGGAGTCCCGAGAGCGCTTCCTCTCTGTTGCCGCCCTTGCCACAGGCTTTGCTCATGAGCTGGCTACGCCCATCGGCACCCTGGCCCTCGCCGCGGCAGAAATGCAGACGCATCCCGATGCGGAAACCGCTGCACTGATGGTGAAAGAAGCCGCCCGCTGCCAGGAGGTGCTGCAACGTCTGCGCACCCTGGGCCAGGAAGCTTTGGGCCAATCCAGCACACCCTGCGAGATCGGCCACGTGATCCAGACTACCCTGGCTGACCTGCCGCCCACTCAGCGGCAGCGCATCACCTTGAGCCTGCCTAAAGACAGTCGTCACACTCAGGTGGCCTGTGCAGGGCTGCGGGAAGCCCTGCTGGTGCTGCTGCGCAATGCCCTTCTTTCTTCCTCCCATGATCTGCCCGTGGAACTGAGCGTGCGGCTTCAAGATGGATACATCTTCTTCATCGTCGAGGATCGTGGCCCCGGCTTCACGACCGAGATGCTGGCGCATTGGGGCGAGCCCTTTCGCAGCACGCGTGCTGCTGGAGAAGGCATGGGCCTCGGGCTGTTCTTTGTGCGCCGCCTCGCCGCCTCCATGCAGGGCAGTGCGGTGGTGGAAAATCGGCCTGAAGGCGGTGCCTGCGTCTCCTTTTCCCTACCTCGCCTTTCACCCGCCCAACCTGCGCCATGA
- a CDS encoding heavy-metal-associated domain-containing protein: MNLPQTFPLVGLSCGSCVAKITTRLQQHPDIAEVTVTLDPSEARIRTSTALSDADMNAWLAPLDNGRYHVVETSMDAAPPALPQKNAQTYRPLIILLAYLLAIIAASAWAQGSFHLGEAMRLFMGGFFIAFSFFKLLDLRGFADAYRSYDLVAKAIPAYGFVYPFIELGLGLAYLANVQPTVVNAVTALVMAVSLLGVLQAVLSKKTIRCACLGTVFNLPMSTVTIIEDGLMVLMAIAALLLPH; encoded by the coding sequence ATGAATCTCCCCCAAACCTTTCCTCTCGTCGGCCTGTCTTGTGGCAGTTGTGTGGCCAAAATCACCACCCGCCTCCAGCAGCATCCTGACATCGCCGAAGTCACCGTGACACTCGACCCGTCCGAGGCGCGCATTCGCACCTCCACCGCCTTGAGCGATGCAGACATGAATGCCTGGCTGGCCCCGCTGGACAATGGCCGCTACCACGTAGTGGAGACTTCCATGGATGCCGCGCCGCCCGCCTTGCCACAAAAGAATGCCCAGACTTACCGCCCGCTGATCATCCTCCTGGCCTATCTTTTGGCCATCATCGCGGCCAGCGCGTGGGCTCAGGGCAGCTTTCACTTGGGGGAGGCCATGCGGCTTTTCATGGGCGGCTTTTTCATCGCCTTCTCCTTTTTTAAGCTGCTGGACCTGCGCGGTTTTGCCGATGCCTATCGCAGCTACGACCTCGTGGCCAAAGCCATCCCCGCTTATGGTTTCGTTTATCCATTCATAGAGTTAGGCCTAGGCCTCGCCTATTTAGCGAATGTCCAGCCCACGGTGGTCAATGCTGTAACGGCACTGGTCATGGCGGTGAGCTTGCTGGGAGTACTCCAGGCGGTGCTATCCAAAAAAACCATCCGCTGCGCTTGCCTGGGCACCGTTTTTAATCTGCCCATGTCCACCGTCACCATCATTGAAGACGGTCTCATGGTCCTCATGGCCATCGCCGCACTACTCTTGCCACACTGA
- a CDS encoding TRASH domain-containing protein, translated as MKRTSFLTVLAAAFFSVSLATAADKTPEGLPADYPLKKCVVSDEPFGGEMGKPVKVTHEGTDVYLCCKACLKDFKKDPTKYTQKVKDAAPKK; from the coding sequence ATGAAACGCACCTCCTTCCTCACCGTCCTTGCCGCCGCTTTCTTCAGCGTCAGCCTAGCCACCGCTGCCGATAAAACCCCTGAAGGTCTTCCTGCCGACTACCCTTTGAAAAAGTGTGTGGTCTCCGATGAACCCTTCGGCGGTGAAATGGGCAAGCCCGTCAAAGTCACGCATGAGGGCACCGATGTGTACCTCTGCTGCAAAGCCTGCCTCAAGGACTTCAAAAAAGATCCCACCAAATACACCCAGAAGGTGAAGGACGCGGCACCGAAGAAGTAG